In Uranotaenia lowii strain MFRU-FL chromosome 2, ASM2978415v1, whole genome shotgun sequence, one genomic interval encodes:
- the LOC129748182 gene encoding uncharacterized protein K02A2.6-like yields the protein MAEQNARLMAVMEQFNNQEAPVRPASGPEFIIESLASNIKEFCYDPENGLVFDRWFQKYEDMFLKDGENLDDEAKVHLLLRSLSINVHDKYVNFILSIHPLEFSFADTVTKLKQLFGVQISLFNKRFQCFQLTKHGEDDYVTYAGIVNKRCENFELNKITADQFESLIFICGLQSPRESDIRTRLLSKLESEGKGECKLESLITECQRLHNLKSDTAVLEQKQPTTASICAIDRKKQSYQPASSPREPSSVPKSPCWQCGDMHFVRDCSFSNHTCKVCNETSHKEGYCNCFSAKPKQKNRNRRKNSNQKSTEFLLSTVEAAQRQESS from the coding sequence AAAACGCTCGTTTGATGGCTGTGATGGAACAATTCAACAATCAAGAAGCCCCGGTCCGGCCAGCAAGCGGTCCAGAATTCATCATCGAGTCATTGGCGTCAAACATCAAGGAGTTTTGCTACGATCCCGAAAACGGTTTGGTATTCGATCGATGGTTCCAGAAGTACGAGGACATGTTCCTGAAAGACGGAGAAAATCTGGATGACGAAGCAAAAGTTCACCTGCTGTTGAGAAGCCTCAGCATTAACGTTCACGACAAGTATGTGAATTTTATTCTGTCGATTCATCCACTTGAATTTTCTTTTGCCGACACCGTCACTAAGTTGAAACAGTTGTTTGGTGTTCAAATATCACTATTCAACAAGcgatttcaatgttttcaactTACGAAGCACGGGGAAGATGATTACGTTACCTACGCCGGAATCGTGAATAAACGCTGCGAAAATTTTGAGCTGAACAAAATCACCGCAGATCAGTTCGAATCCCTAATTTTTATTTGCGGTCTACAGTCTCCGAGGGAATCTGACATCCGAACAAGGTTGTTATCGAAGTTGGAATCCGAAGGCAAAGGGGAATGTAAACTGGAAAGCCTGATCACCGAATGTCAACGTTTACATAACCTCAAATCCGACACGGCTGTGCTGGAGCAGAAGCAACCAACGACAGCTTCAATCTGCGCAATCGACCGGAAAAAGCAGTCGTATCAACCCGCTTCATCACCGAGGGAACCGTCAAGCGTCCCAAAGAGTCCTTGTTGGCAGTGTGGAGACATGCACTTTGTACGTGATTGCTCATTTTCAAATCACACGTGCAAAGTCTGCAACGAAACGAGCCACAAGGAGGGCTACTGCAATTGCTTTTCGGCGAAGCCGAAACAGAAGAACAGAAACagaaggaaaaattcaaaccaaaagtCAACGGAGTTTTTGCTATCAACCGTGGAAGCAGCGCAGCGTCAAGAAAGTTCCTGA